One region of Trichosurus vulpecula isolate mTriVul1 chromosome 1, mTriVul1.pri, whole genome shotgun sequence genomic DNA includes:
- the ALKBH2 gene encoding DNA oxidative demethylase ALKBH2 isoform X1, translating to MSRVSYLNTKFCCHQHGRHLRFPHLFLSSLPTQFQGQMDRFLVKKPCPLGQAGEEQEPGHTFQGEEEERRKKRPRREAAGKDIGLVGNCHWRKIQAENLDCDYTVLFGREEADELLQALEKEVQYFEGDLSRVQVFGKWHKIPRKQATYGDPGLTYTFSGLTLSPKPWIPVLEHIRDRVAGVTGHTFNFVLINRYKDGCDHIGEHRDDESELAPRSPIASVSFGACRDFFFRHRDSRGKKSSRHVEVVKIQLAHGSLLMMNYPTNIHWYHSLPIRKRILAPRVNLTFRNILLSKK from the exons ATGTCGAGGGTTTCTTACCTGAATACAAAGTTCT GTTGTCACCAACACGGAAGGCACCTGAGatttccccacctttttttatcAAGCCTCCCAACTCAGTTCCAAGGACAGATGGACAGATTCCTGGTGAAAAAGCCTTGTCCTTTAGGACAAGCTGGAGAAGAGCAGGAACCAGGTCACACTTtccaaggagaagaggaagaaagaagaaagaagagacccCGGAGGGAAGCAGCAGGGAAAGACATTGGCTTGGTGGGCAATTGCCATTGGCGGAAGATTCAGGCTGAGAACTTGGACTGTGACTACACAGTCCTGTTTGGCAGGGAGGAGGCAGATGAGCTTCTCCAGGCACTGGAAAAAGAAGTGCAATATTTTGAAG GTGATCTTTCCAGAGTCCAAGTATTTGGCAAATGGCACAAGATCCCAAGGAAGCAAGCCACTTATGGTGACCCAGGGTTAACCTACACCTTCTCGGGACTCACCTTATCTCCAAAGCCCTGGATCCCAGTCCTGGAGCACATTCGAGACCGTGTGGCAGGTGTGACTGGACACACCTTCAATTTTGTACTTATCAACAG ATACAAAGATGGCTGTGATCACATCGGTGAGCACCGGGATGATGAGAGTGAATTGGCTCCCCGGAGTCCTATTGCATCCGTATCCTTCGGAGCCTGCCGGGATTTCTTCTTTCGGCACAGAGATTCTCGAGGGAAAAAGTCCTCACGGCATGTGGAGGTGGTGAAGATCCAGCTGGCCCATGGGAGTTTACTAATGATGAACTACCCAACCAACATCCACTGGTATCACAGTCTCCCCATCAGAAAAAGGATTCTGGCTCCGAGGGTCAACCTGACATTTCGGAACATTCTGCTCTCTAAAAAGTAA
- the ALKBH2 gene encoding DNA oxidative demethylase ALKBH2 isoform X2, which yields MDRFLVKKPCPLGQAGEEQEPGHTFQGEEEERRKKRPRREAAGKDIGLVGNCHWRKIQAENLDCDYTVLFGREEADELLQALEKEVQYFEGDLSRVQVFGKWHKIPRKQATYGDPGLTYTFSGLTLSPKPWIPVLEHIRDRVAGVTGHTFNFVLINRYKDGCDHIGEHRDDESELAPRSPIASVSFGACRDFFFRHRDSRGKKSSRHVEVVKIQLAHGSLLMMNYPTNIHWYHSLPIRKRILAPRVNLTFRNILLSKK from the exons ATGGACAGATTCCTGGTGAAAAAGCCTTGTCCTTTAGGACAAGCTGGAGAAGAGCAGGAACCAGGTCACACTTtccaaggagaagaggaagaaagaagaaagaagagacccCGGAGGGAAGCAGCAGGGAAAGACATTGGCTTGGTGGGCAATTGCCATTGGCGGAAGATTCAGGCTGAGAACTTGGACTGTGACTACACAGTCCTGTTTGGCAGGGAGGAGGCAGATGAGCTTCTCCAGGCACTGGAAAAAGAAGTGCAATATTTTGAAG GTGATCTTTCCAGAGTCCAAGTATTTGGCAAATGGCACAAGATCCCAAGGAAGCAAGCCACTTATGGTGACCCAGGGTTAACCTACACCTTCTCGGGACTCACCTTATCTCCAAAGCCCTGGATCCCAGTCCTGGAGCACATTCGAGACCGTGTGGCAGGTGTGACTGGACACACCTTCAATTTTGTACTTATCAACAG ATACAAAGATGGCTGTGATCACATCGGTGAGCACCGGGATGATGAGAGTGAATTGGCTCCCCGGAGTCCTATTGCATCCGTATCCTTCGGAGCCTGCCGGGATTTCTTCTTTCGGCACAGAGATTCTCGAGGGAAAAAGTCCTCACGGCATGTGGAGGTGGTGAAGATCCAGCTGGCCCATGGGAGTTTACTAATGATGAACTACCCAACCAACATCCACTGGTATCACAGTCTCCCCATCAGAAAAAGGATTCTGGCTCCGAGGGTCAACCTGACATTTCGGAACATTCTGCTCTCTAAAAAGTAA
- the USP30 gene encoding ubiquitin carboxyl-terminal hydrolase 30 isoform X1 — protein MFSPGAEEAVAALDRSLRRLLRAGAALRYKVMKNWGVLGGVAAALAAGVYVLWGPITERKKRRKGLVPGLLNLGNTCFMNSLLQGLSACPTFIKWLEEFTAQYPSDQRETTKPQYLSLTLLHLLKALSCQEVASGEEEEDVLDAGCLLEVLRMYRWQISSFEEQDAHELFHVITSSLEDERDRHPRVAHLFDVHSLEQQPETTLQQISCRIRGAPHPMSSAWKSQHPFHGRLTSNMVCKHCEHQSPVRYDTFDSLSLSIPAATWGRPLTLDHCLHHFISSESVRDVVCDNCTKIEAEGTLNGEVVEHQRTTFVKQLKLGKLPQCLCIHLQRLSWSNQGTPLKRHEHVQFNEFLIMDIYKYHLPGCKPRQHSPRLKESVGTVLDVKDGMTAPKSASAQPGRTKALFVNGACSSPTLLPTPGTFSLPGVPDYSSSVYLFRLMAVVVHHGDMHSGHFVTYRRSPPSAKNPLSTSSQWLWISDDTVRKASLQEVLSSSAYLLFYERVLSKAQQYQSQEYKSEE, from the exons GTATAAAGTGATGAAGAACTGGGGAGTCCTCGGGGGGGTTGCTGCGGCTCTGGCAGCAGGCGTCTACGTGCTTTGGGGTCCCATTACTGAGAGGAAGAAGCGCCGGAAAG GGCTTGTTCCTGGCCTCCTCAACTTAGGAAACACCTGTTTCATGAACTCCTTGCTGCAAGGCCTGTCTGCCTGTCCTACTTTCATCAAGTGGTTGGAGGAATTCACTGCCCAGTACCCTTCAGATCAGAGAGAGACCACCAAGCCTCAGTACTTGTCCTTAACCCTGCTGCACCTGCTGAAAG CCTTATCTTGCCAAGAAGTTGCTAgcggtgaggaggaggaggatgtccTGGACGCCGGCTGCCTGTTGGAGGTGCTGCGGATGTACAGGTGGCAGATCTCCTCCTTCGAGGAGCAG GACGCGCACGAATTATTCCATGTCATCACATCATCGCTAGAAGATGAGAGAGATCGCCACCCTCGGGTAGCGCATCTATTCGATGTGCATTCTTTGGAG CAGCAGCCAGAAACGACCCTTCAGCAAATAAGCTGCCGAATACGAG GGGCACCTCACCCCATGTCCAGCGCCTGGAAGTCTCAGCACCCTTTCCATGGGAGACTTACTAGTAACATGGTTTGCAAGCACTGTGAGCACCAG AGTCCTGTGAGATATGATACCTTTGACAGTCTTTCCCTGAGTATCCCAGCTGCTACGTGG GGTCGTCCTTTGACTCTGGACCACTGCCTTCATCATTTCATCTCATCAGAATCAGTCAGGGATGTTGTGTGTGACAATTGTACCAAG ATTGAAGCAGAAGGGACCCTGAATGGGGAGGTGGTTGAACACCAGAGAACCACGTTTGTCAAACAGTTAAAACTTGGGAAG CTTCCTCAGTGTCTCTGCATCCATCTGCAAAGACTGAGCTGGTCCAACCAGGGCACTCCTCTGAAACGTCATGAACACGTCCAGTTTAATGAATTCCTGATCATGGACATCTATAAATACCACCTTCCTGGCTGCAAACCACGCCAGCACAGTCCCAGACTGAAAGAGAGTGTGGGGACGGTGCTGGACGTGAAGGATGGGATGACAGCCCCCAAATCAG CCTCTGCTCAGCCCGGCAGGACCAAAGCACTTTTCGTCAATGGGGCCTGCTCCTCCCCAACGCTGCTGCCAACCCCAGGCACTTTCTCTCTCCCAGGTGTTCCCGACTATAG CTCTTCGGTGTACCTCTTCCGGCTAATGGCTGTCGTGGTCCATCATGGAGACATGCATTCTGGTCACTTTGTGACTTACCGCCGCTCTCCTCCTTCTGCTAAGAACCCTCTGTCTACCAGCAGCCAGTGGCTCTGGATCTCGGATGACACCGTGCGAAAGGCAAGTTTGCAGGAGGTTTTGTCTTCAAGCGCTTACCTGCTCTTCTATGAGCGGGTCCTTTCGAAAGCCCAGCAATACCAAAGCCAGGAGTACAAGTCTGAGGAGTGA
- the USP30 gene encoding ubiquitin carboxyl-terminal hydrolase 30 isoform X2, translating to MFSPGAEEAVAALDRSLRRLLRAGAALRYKVMKNWGVLGGVAAALAAGVYVLWGPITERKKRRKGLVPGLLNLGNTCFMNSLLQGLSACPTFIKWLEEFTAQYPSDQRETTKPQYLSLTLLHLLKALSCQEVASGEEEEDVLDAGCLLEVLRMYRWQISSFEEQDAHELFHVITSSLEDERDRHPRVAHLFDVHSLEQPETTLQQISCRIRGAPHPMSSAWKSQHPFHGRLTSNMVCKHCEHQSPVRYDTFDSLSLSIPAATWGRPLTLDHCLHHFISSESVRDVVCDNCTKIEAEGTLNGEVVEHQRTTFVKQLKLGKLPQCLCIHLQRLSWSNQGTPLKRHEHVQFNEFLIMDIYKYHLPGCKPRQHSPRLKESVGTVLDVKDGMTAPKSASAQPGRTKALFVNGACSSPTLLPTPGTFSLPGVPDYSSSVYLFRLMAVVVHHGDMHSGHFVTYRRSPPSAKNPLSTSSQWLWISDDTVRKASLQEVLSSSAYLLFYERVLSKAQQYQSQEYKSEE from the exons GTATAAAGTGATGAAGAACTGGGGAGTCCTCGGGGGGGTTGCTGCGGCTCTGGCAGCAGGCGTCTACGTGCTTTGGGGTCCCATTACTGAGAGGAAGAAGCGCCGGAAAG GGCTTGTTCCTGGCCTCCTCAACTTAGGAAACACCTGTTTCATGAACTCCTTGCTGCAAGGCCTGTCTGCCTGTCCTACTTTCATCAAGTGGTTGGAGGAATTCACTGCCCAGTACCCTTCAGATCAGAGAGAGACCACCAAGCCTCAGTACTTGTCCTTAACCCTGCTGCACCTGCTGAAAG CCTTATCTTGCCAAGAAGTTGCTAgcggtgaggaggaggaggatgtccTGGACGCCGGCTGCCTGTTGGAGGTGCTGCGGATGTACAGGTGGCAGATCTCCTCCTTCGAGGAGCAG GACGCGCACGAATTATTCCATGTCATCACATCATCGCTAGAAGATGAGAGAGATCGCCACCCTCGGGTAGCGCATCTATTCGATGTGCATTCTTTGGAG CAGCCAGAAACGACCCTTCAGCAAATAAGCTGCCGAATACGAG GGGCACCTCACCCCATGTCCAGCGCCTGGAAGTCTCAGCACCCTTTCCATGGGAGACTTACTAGTAACATGGTTTGCAAGCACTGTGAGCACCAG AGTCCTGTGAGATATGATACCTTTGACAGTCTTTCCCTGAGTATCCCAGCTGCTACGTGG GGTCGTCCTTTGACTCTGGACCACTGCCTTCATCATTTCATCTCATCAGAATCAGTCAGGGATGTTGTGTGTGACAATTGTACCAAG ATTGAAGCAGAAGGGACCCTGAATGGGGAGGTGGTTGAACACCAGAGAACCACGTTTGTCAAACAGTTAAAACTTGGGAAG CTTCCTCAGTGTCTCTGCATCCATCTGCAAAGACTGAGCTGGTCCAACCAGGGCACTCCTCTGAAACGTCATGAACACGTCCAGTTTAATGAATTCCTGATCATGGACATCTATAAATACCACCTTCCTGGCTGCAAACCACGCCAGCACAGTCCCAGACTGAAAGAGAGTGTGGGGACGGTGCTGGACGTGAAGGATGGGATGACAGCCCCCAAATCAG CCTCTGCTCAGCCCGGCAGGACCAAAGCACTTTTCGTCAATGGGGCCTGCTCCTCCCCAACGCTGCTGCCAACCCCAGGCACTTTCTCTCTCCCAGGTGTTCCCGACTATAG CTCTTCGGTGTACCTCTTCCGGCTAATGGCTGTCGTGGTCCATCATGGAGACATGCATTCTGGTCACTTTGTGACTTACCGCCGCTCTCCTCCTTCTGCTAAGAACCCTCTGTCTACCAGCAGCCAGTGGCTCTGGATCTCGGATGACACCGTGCGAAAGGCAAGTTTGCAGGAGGTTTTGTCTTCAAGCGCTTACCTGCTCTTCTATGAGCGGGTCCTTTCGAAAGCCCAGCAATACCAAAGCCAGGAGTACAAGTCTGAGGAGTGA